A window from Plasmodium gaboni strain SY75 chromosome 9, whole genome shotgun sequence encodes these proteins:
- a CDS encoding putative transporter — protein sequence MFFXXXXXXXXXXXXXXXXXXXXXXXXXXXXXXXIYIYYIYANKVHDNIIIHYQIIIYIYILIKKKIYIYIIKEWVLLFKNMKNSFNNKGGVVDTTKKIEQSYIEPVSDDEEKEKKETDKTLEINHNKKEDHECDKNFGNKAYVYADEIKKNNNSDNIYNNNKKKKNLKHFDILIDKRNAFNSILSSTFAGIISRTVTAPLDRIKYIMQITNNLPICEIFKIIKKDGIVCGFFRGNCVNIVKIIPELSIKMYSYEFMKLNVYKYYYNNKENNIIINTDEQNMNIPFFIRFLIGSSSGAIAALFIYPLEIVKTRLIVSNKIDSSGIIKCLYDIYKNEPYRHFYNGLSMHIYGVLLFSGCNMSIYDYLKYLFFSFYKEYIHSNYCLSKDSNKQYKDLTKKNLDEKFNQLNNNENYKFININKMDSIHKNIQTNSKNNYSTNIYNESLKDHFNFYSLKNIKFYETFKKYSSIIWNNNNNNKYDNYSNNNNKYDNYSNNNNKYDNYSNNNNKYDNYSNNNFVYKKENHLNTSNCSYCNYRIKNVNCLTFLLFGITSSFIAQIVSYPFLVLRTRMQTLNNEIATNYLNNERKKFKSCSFILYNIKIYGYKSLYRGVYVNLLKTIPATSITWFAYEYAMRKLQRI from the exons aTGTTTTTTTNNNNNNNNNNNNNNNNNNNNNNNNNNNNNNNNNNNNNNNNNNNNNNNNNNNNNNNNNNNNNNNNNNNNNNNNNNNNNNNNNNNNNNNNNNatatttatatatattatatatatgccAATAAAGTAcatgataatattataattcattatcagataataatatacatttatatattgataaaaaaaaaaatatatatatatataataaaagaatgggtattgttatttaaaaatatgaaaaattcttttaataataaaggaGGCGTTGTTGACACTACGAAAAAAATCGAGCAATCTTATATAGAGCCTGTAAGtgatgatgaagaaaaagaaaaaaaagaaacagATAAAACACTTGaaataaatcataataaaaaggaagaTCATGAGTGTGATAAAAATTTTGGAAATAAAGCATATGTATATGCagatgaaataaaaaaaaataataatagtgataatatatataataataataagaagaagaaaaatttgaaacattttgatatattaatagaTAAAAGAAATGCATTCAATAGTATTTTAAGCTCAACATTTGCAGGTATTATATCTCGAACTGTGACTGCACCTTTAGatagaataaaatatataatgcAGATTACAAATAATTTACCTATATgtgaaatatttaaaattattaaaaaggaTGGTATTGTATGTGGATTTTTTAGAGGCAATTGTGTTAATATTGTAAAGATTATTCCAGAATTATcaataaaaatgtattcatatgaatttatgaaattaaatgtttataaatattattataataataaagaaaataatattattattaatactgatgaacaaaatatgaatattcctttttttattcGTTTTTTAATAGGAAGTTCAAGTGGTGCTATAGCAGCtctatttatatatccTTTAGAAATTGTCAAAACAAGATTAATTGTTTCCAATAAAATTGATTCTAGTGGTATTATTAAATGTCTTtatgatatttataaaaatgaacCTTATAGACATTTCTATAATGGGTTATCTATGCACATTTATGGAgtgttattattttcagGATGTAATATGAgtatatatgattatttaaaatatttattcttttccTTCTATAAGGAATATATTCATTCAAATTATTGTCTCTCAAAAGATAGTAACAAACAATATAAAGatttaacaaaaaaaaatttagatgaaaaatttaatcaattaaataataatgaaaattataaattcataaatattaacaaaatGGATAgtattcataaaaatatacaaacaaattcaaaaaataattattctacaaacatatataatgaaaGTCTAAAAGATCATTTTAATTTCTActctttaaaaaatataaaattttatgaaacgtttaaaaaatattcttcaattatatggaataataataataataataaatatgataattatagtaataataataataaatatgataattatagtaataataataataaatatgataattatagtaataataataataaatatgataattatagtaataacaattttgtatataaaaaagaaaatcaCCTGAACACTTCAAACTGTTCATATTGTAATTATCGTATTAAGAATGTGAATTGTTTAacctttttattatttggCATAACTAGTTCGTTTATAGCTCAGATTGTGAGTTATCCTTTTCTTGTTTTACGCACACGAATGCAAACACTTAATAATGAGATAGCAACTAATTATCTGAACAACGAAAGGAAGAAATTTAAGTCGTGtagttttattttatataacatcAAAATTTATGGATACAAATCGTTATATCGAG GTGTTTATGTAAATCTGTTAAAAACCATACCTGCTACTTCCATCACGTGGTTTGCCTACGAATATGCCATGCGGAAACTGCAAAGAATTTAA
- a CDS encoding hypothetical protein (conserved Plasmodium protein, unknown function) — protein MLKVCSYIPYIYKCMNVRTLSRFYDHIKQKSYSDLINFSKGLYLCLSNNTSPKNDKLLIRFTTVLFRSLSEKNLHNRDKKDLCLLMLLFIKSKKKCKTFMYEKDVMNYIKEAIEKNLDKLDEDDLSTVLTFLSCIKHSYKLYSERYIKKEKYTDVITEQIIKRSNDYLHNFKQIKNLCILYSFLCRENITIELHNKILDKIFKNIKKCEDTDVTNLIYNFYYINNFFFKTLINKICQHYYIYNEMNHTLFSYPQYEHDKKEEKKKKKFFNTINKKIFCDKDNRFISEKNNIPYILSRNVIYQGDHKNVSFVCLPPFTKKKKTKHTFFNIYSCNIYLYNFINEYNDMCLNEKIENIRDKCNLVDNIWKNCKLLHGFYIYLSYYKNILNYKINMDNIKNIMKENNYEFPNKDNYLYEDIFTHNNLQMYIFLYNQGINNHITYFNNMRNYIMNCILNILEKYYSIDELKISNNEKGKYKNKNNLMILNNYMYEDVRYNIYIYEKKKNDDELTNDHTYILLNIMNQMNIQNYKILDLFLYHFKKFYRQYSLKHILLLLQFCVLHTCEKYIYHMIYRTINLIIDEKKKSIYERNKTKYLHNNIITNNYGFIFFPPNINNKTIYFLYIKIFVKCAGYYLKYTNNKKNNMLTLNDHLFLIGLYFNIYLIYNRKEYTFLNFFKLKDLKEIYKLFQKIDKTILLITTGENKKIKNYNLKGKNHKNCASNKCNENIIYDENIIYDKNIIYDKNIIYDKNIIYDENVKNIYNIKMKKQKGFINFPNNTKKKKKKMNIYSFYLEGLHMSNILNYIEICFNQNKYIQLNIFNSYNIYNSCSYIYVNYDNLPLLPHLLPSLIIKI, from the exons ATGCTTAAAGTGTGCTCTTATATTCcttacatatataaatgtatgAACGTCAGGACTTTATCAAGATTTTATGACcatataaaacaaaaaagtTACTCAgatttaattaatttttccAAGGGCCTATATCTTTGTTTATCTAATAATACGTCTCCTAAAAATG ATAAGCTGCTCATTAGATTCACAACAGTGCTGTTTAGGAGCTTATCTGAAAAAAATCTTCACAATAGAGATAAAAAAGATTTATGTCTGTTAATGTTACTATTTATTAAATCTAAAAAGAAGTGTAAAACCTTTATGTATGAAAAGGATGtaatgaattatataaaagaagcgattgaaaaaaatttagaTAAGCTTGATGAAGATGACCTTTCAACAGTTCTGACCTTTCTGAGCTGTATTAAGCATAGctataaattatattcagaaagatatataaaaaaagaaaaatatacaGATGTAATAACtgaacaaataataaaaagaagtaatgattatttacataattttaaacaaataaaaaatttatgtatattatatagttTTTTATGTAGAGAAAATATAACCATTGAATTACATAATAAGATATTAGATAAGATTTTTAagaatattaaaaaatgtgaAGATACTGATGTAACTaatttgatatataatttttattatataaataatttcttttttaaaacattaataaataaaatatgtcaacattattatatatacaatgAAATGAATCATActttattttcatatcCACAATATGAACatgataaaaaagaagaaaaaaaaaaaaaaaaattttttaacacaataaataaaaaaatattttgtgATAAAGATAATAGATTTATAtcagaaaaaaataatattccttatatattatctagGAATGTTATATATCAAGGTGACCATAAAAATGTGTCATTTGTTTGTCTACCCCCCttcacaaaaaaaaaaaaaacgaaacacacattttttaatatttatagttgtaatatatatttatataattttataaatgaatataatgatatgtgtttaaatgaaaaaattgaaaatattagaGATAAATGTAATCTTGTAGATAATATATGGAAGAATTGTAAATTATTACATGGGttctatatatatctttcatattataaaaatatattaaattataaaataaatatggataatataaaaaatataatgaaagAGAATAATTATGAATTCCCTAATAAAGACAACTATTTATATGAGGATATATTTACacataataatttacaaatgtatatatttttatataaccaaggaataaataatcacattacttattttaataatatgagaaattatattatgaattGTATTTTGAACATTctagaaaaatattattctaTAGATGAATTGAAGATATCGAATAAtgaaaaaggaaaatataaaaataaaaataatttgatgattttaaataattatatgtatgaagatgtaagatataatatatatatatatgaaaagaaaaaaaatgatgatgaaCTTACTAATGatcatacatatattttattaaatataatgaatcaaatgaatatacaaaattataaaatattagatttgtttttatatcactttaaaaaattttatagaCAATATTCATTAAAACACAttctattattattacaattttGTGTGTTACACACGTGtgagaaatatatatatcatatgaTATATAGAACAATAAATCTAATAATagatgaaaaaaagaaatcTATATATGAAAGGAACAAAActaaatatttacataataatataataacaaataattatgggttcattttcttccctccgaatataaataataaaactatttattttttatatataaaaatatttgtaaaatGTGCAGgatattatttaaaatatactaataataaaaagaataatatgTTAACATTAAATGATCACCTTTTTTTGATAGGTCTATActtcaatatatatttaatatataatagaaaggaatatacatttttaaattttttcaagttaaaagatttaaaagaaatttataaattatttcaaaaaatagataaaacaatattattaataacaacaggagaaaacaaaaaaattaaaaattataatttaaaagggaaaaatcataaaaattGTGCAAGTAATAAATGCAAcgaaaatattatatatgatgaaaatattatatatgataaaaatattatatatgataaaaatattatatatgataaaaacattatatatgatgaaaatgtgaaaaatatttataacattAAAATGAAGAAGCAAAAAGGTTTCATAAATTTTCcaaataatacaaaaaaaaagaaaaaaaaaatgaacatatattctttttatctTGAAGGGTTACATATGagtaatatattaaattatattgaaatatgttttaatcaaaataaatatattcaattaaatatttttaattcttacaatatatataatagctgttcatatatatatgtgaattATGACAACTTACCTCTTCTTCCTCATCTTCTTCCAAGTCTGATAATTAAGATATGA